A region from the Benincasa hispida cultivar B227 chromosome 10, ASM972705v1, whole genome shotgun sequence genome encodes:
- the LOC120087798 gene encoding norbelladine synthase-like, translating into MVREISGETEIQAPAAKVWELYGGLELAKFIPIHLPSLVHKIDVLEGDGGEGTLLHLTFAPGLGGPASYKEKFVKIDNEKRIKIAEMVEGGYLDFGFTLYRFRVEIIEKNNQHSCIVKSTVQYELKEEAAANISFVSVQPLIAIAQAVNNYFLNTSTSHQQA; encoded by the exons ATGGTGAGGGAAATCAGTGGTGAGACTGAGATACAGGCGCCGGCGGCCAAAGTTTGGGAGCTCTACGGCGGCCTTGAGTTGGCGAAATTCATTCCCATTCACCTTCCAAGTCTCGTCCACAAAATCGACGTGCTCGAAGGCGATGGAGGCGAAGGAACTCTTCTCCATCTCACTTTTGCACCTG GTTTAGGAGGTCCTGCAAGTTACAAAGAGAAGTTCGTGAAGATAGATAATGAAAAGCGTATAAAAATAGCAGAAATGGTTGAAGGAGGTTACCTGGATTTTGGCTTCACTCTTTATAGGTTTCGTGTGGAGATTATTGAGAAGAATAACCAACACAGTTGCATTGTAAAATCTACTGTCCAATATGAATTGAAGGAAGAAGCTGCtgcaaatatttcatttgttaGTGTTCAACCTTTGATAGCCATTGCTCAAGCTGTCAACAACTATTTCCTCAATACTTCTACTTCtcatcaacaagcctaa